Proteins encoded by one window of Ostrinia nubilalis chromosome 23, ilOstNubi1.1, whole genome shotgun sequence:
- the LOC135083290 gene encoding uncharacterized protein LOC135083290, whose protein sequence is MASYIKYLLIMQLMFAAATLVASEGALPQPRAPNFQYFERPNYRYPYYDENGKGKLLYGYGGPELFQYKSYSPLEGIH, encoded by the exons ATGGCAAGCTACATCAAATACCTACTGATAATG CAGCTGATGTTTGCCGCAGCGACCCTGGTGGCCAGCGAAGGAGCGCTACCGCAGCCTAGAGCGCCCAACTTCCAGTACTTCGAAAG ACCAAACTATCGCTATCCGTACTACGACGAGAACGGCAAAGGCAAGCTGCTGTACGGTTACGGCGGGCCCGAGCTCTTCCAGTACAAGTCCTACTCGCCTCTCGAGGGCATCCACTAG
- the LOC135083289 gene encoding uncharacterized protein LOC135083289, with protein MDSALRKQLKDIAWCKEVWKEPVCTGAARDLVRQCASLPTSEPEPEADLLQVIDSSRRFPIPFPIDTVRLEKLKLKHPAERLIRNISSTYPIIHERVVLLIANFLVYKRKYGSKIEKELYKNMTIAEFIDRILKKRAITFIKAQDQYKLLSGHKGVDGWESVGTDEEKPPLLLRDCLSYDEMKIAALVSVSGRTVCINDGTRKNAGVVREDNVESEAIIIGVIGPRFKRTNRMEYEDMLVTEDQNVPENGYGTDAPDVAKRAWRQLWEDFYQIPSTTHSALTARVKLVPCSGKRVFGERWARVKTFAFDNLAYCRRTRLLADLVLAEANARAKEEGKSAFLNVIGAGLGLWKVSGHQLDVYILTFLERIVALLDEGQLDNVADVNFAYIKPGKEVVAFFKSCKENPDCKKLFIKNESHPRGGLNVQLENREPSTRLSGAHEGKLLVLTYAWDSNAHPGNEFWIGKLSSSGDSAAACATQITELHNAHINLTVCGARARVVAVNVRTLQQYAATLQT; from the exons ATGGACTCAGCTTTAAGAAAACAGCTGAAAGATATAGCGTG GTGTAAAGAAGTATGGAAAGAGCCAGTCTGTACCGGCGCCGCGCGCGACTTAGTGCGACAGTGCGCGTCGCTTCCCACGTCCGAACCTGAACCTGAAGCTGATCTGCTGCAAGTCATTGATAGCAGCCGCCGCTTCCCCATACCCTTCCCTATTGACACCGTCAG GCTAGAGAAGCTAAAACTGAAACATCCTGCGGAGCGACTTATCCGCAACATATCGTCCACATACCCCATTATACACGAACGGGTGGTGTTGCTAATAGCTAATTTTCTGGTTTATAAAAG AAAATATGGAAGCAAAATCGAGAAAGAATTGTACAAAAACATGACAATCGCAGAGTTTATTGATAGGATACTGAAGAAACGAGCCATCACGTTCATCAAGGCCCAAGACCAGTACAAGCTGCTGAGCGGACACAAagg GGTCGACGGATGGGAATCAGTGGGGACTGACGAGGAGAAGCCTCCGTTACTCTTGAGAGACTGCCTGAGCTACGACGAGATGAAGATCGCAGCGCTGGTGTCTGTGAGCGGACGCACAGTGTGTATTAATGACGGCACCCGCAAGAATGCTGGGGTCGTCCGCGAAGATAACGTTGAGAGCGAGGCCATTATTATTG GAGTCATTGGTCCCCGATTTAAGCGAACGAACCGTATGGAGTACGAGGACATGCTTGTAACTGAAGACCAAAACGTTCCCGAAAATGGCTACGGGACTGACGCTCCCGATGTTGCCAAAAGAGCTTGGAGGCAGCTATGGGAAGACTTTTATCAG ATCCCAAGCACAACCCACAGCGCATTAACCGCTCGCGTGAAGCTAGTGCCGTGTTCTGGCAAGCGAGTGTTCGGCGAGCGCTGGGCGCGCGTCAAGACGTTCGCGTTCGACAACCTCGCCTACTGTCGCCGTACTCGCCTGCTCGCAGACCTCGTGTTGGCGGAAGCGAATGCTCGGGCTAAGGAAGAAGGGAAAAGCGCTTTCCTCAATGTCATTGGAGcag GTCTTGGCCTGTGGAAGGTGTCGGGACACCAATTAGACGTGTACATCCTGACGTTCCTGGAGAGAATCGTGGCGCTCCTGGATGAAGGGCAGCTGGATAACGTGGCCGACGTCAACTTTGCCTACATCAAGCCAGGAAAAGAAGTTGTGG CATTCTTTAAAAGTTGTAAAGAGAATCCAGATTGCAAGAAATTATTCATAAAGAACGAATCACACCCTAGAG GCGGGCTAAACGTGCAGCTGGAGAATCGTGAGCCATCTACACGGCTGAGCGGCGCGCACGAAGGCAAGCTACTTGTGCTTACTTATGCCTGGGACTCCAATGCACACCCCGGGAACGAGTTCTG GATAGGCAAGCTGTCTTCATCGGGCGACTCGGCAGCGGCGTGCGCCACACAGATCACGGAGTTACACAACGCGCACATAAATCTAACAGtgtgcggcgcgcgcgcccgGGTCGTCGCGGTTAACGTGCGGACGCTGCAGCAGTATGCCGCTACGCTGCAGACTTAG